The Rhipicephalus sanguineus isolate Rsan-2018 chromosome 7, BIME_Rsan_1.4, whole genome shotgun sequence genome includes a window with the following:
- the LOC119400508 gene encoding uncharacterized protein LOC119400508: protein MTFDEIRSTKSDGLRGVADNVRNQLRQLTRSTLDAWRPSPLVNSDRFQGHRGRHSTLMTAMKILAVLLLATCAVAGVAALATRHRVKHEIASLCDNNIDQHARLDRLVERIRNRLRDDEPFPLPTDIAPLRLYDGVLWGLSNFEMRHPPQLVCGNGYANLSMLIGLVQPHVRYRWNFTPIPGVTGQFIAHADRATVDVFLQAPLNSTNAKASIKSLKVTELSQIWVKVPSVPVVSWVASQIGNLGTMINRKNLKMFLQENLRTSIQKTLNKEPL, encoded by the exons ATGACATTCGACGAGATTCGCTCCACGAAGAGCGACGGATTGCGAGGAGTCGCTGACAACGTTCGTAATCAG CTGCGGCAGCTAACTCGGTCAACACTTGACGCCTGGAGACCTTCGCCTCTCGTCAACAGCGACAGGTTTCAGGGCCATCGAGGTCGGCACAGCACTCTTATGACAGCTATGAAAATCCTGGCGGTCCTCCTCCTGGCCACTTGCGCCGTTGCCG GTGTGGCAGCCCTTGCAACTCGCCACCGCGTGAAGCATGAAATTGCCTCACTCTGCGACAACAACATCGACCAGCACGCTCGACTCGACCGGCTTGTGGAGCGGATTCGTAACCGGCTGCGCGATGACGAGCCGTTCCCGTTGCCCACTGACATCGCTCCTCTTCGACTGTACGATGGCGTGCTGTGGGGCCTCAGCAACTTCGAAATGCGCCATCCACCCCAGTTGGTTTGCGGAAATGGCTATGCCAACCTCAGCATGCTGATTGGTTTGGTGCAGCCGCATGTCCGATACAG GTGGAACTTCACGCCGATTCCCGGAGTCACCGGCCAGTTCATTGCGCATGCCGATCGTGCCACCGTGGACGTCTTTCTACAGGCACCCCTTAATTCTACTAACGCAAAGGCTTCCATCAAGTCGCTCAAGGTCACTGAACTCAGTCAGATCTGGGTCAAGGTTCCCAGTGTTCCCGTGGTGAGCTGGGTGGCCTCGCAAATAGGCAACCTGGGCACAATGATCAATCGCAAGAATTTGAAAATGTTCCTTCAGGAAAACCTGCGCACCTCCATCCAAAAGACCCTGAACAAGGAACCCTTGTAA
- the LOC119400505 gene encoding 2-(3-amino-3-carboxypropyl)histidine synthase subunit 1, whose translation MGESEAVAVFANPARKVFSARRTSAKISSQLPAEIADDPEIADALRCLPSNYNFEVPKTIWRIRQLGARTVALQFPEGLLIFALPIADILERFTGCEVVILGDVTYGACCVDDYTARALGCELMVHYGHSCLVPVDQMSGLKMLYVFVDIKIDVLHLVESVKRNWNTDTRLAFVSTIQFVSTIQSVAAELRSDGYDARTPQVRPLSPGEILGCTAPNVGDAQVAIYVGDGRFHMEALMIANPGVKMYRYNPYDKTLTEEGYDHATMLRVRRQAVEKAATAGTFGVILGTLGRQGNPKVADGLKETLLATGCPPRKVVCVLLSEIFPKKLELFEGVDAWVQTSCPRLSIDWGLAFAKPVLTPYEANVAVRTTTWRESYPMDFYAKDSLGPWTPNHKPSVRKCDEKCQCKPTTS comes from the exons ATGGGGGAAAGCGAAGCTGTAGCCGTATTTGCCAACCCGGCCCGGAAAGTATTCTCAGCTCGAAGGACATCGGCGAAAATTAGTAGTCAATTACCGGCCGAAATTGCCGATGACCCCGAAATCGCGGACGCCCTCCGCTGTTTGCCGTCGAACTACAACTTCGAAGTTCCGAAAACGATATGGAGAATCCGCCAGCTAGGAGCTCGCACGGTCGCGCTGCAGTTTCCCGAGGGTTTGTTGATATTCGCGCTTCCCATCGCCGACATACTGGAGAGGTTCACAGGCTGCGAAGTCGTAATCCTCGGTGACGTGACGTACGGTGCCTGTTGCGTGGACGACTACACTGCCCGCGCTCTGGGCTGCGAGCTCATGGTTCACTACGGCCACAGCTGTCTCGTACCCGTGGACCAAATGAGCGGCTTGAAGATGCTGTACGTGTTTGTGGACATCAAGATCGACGTGTTGCATCTCGTGGAGAGTGTCAAGCGTAATTGGAACACCGACACTCGTCTGGCGTTCGTGAGCACGATTCAGTTCGTGTCCACCATTCAGTCTGTCGCTGCCGAACTGAGGAGTGACGGCTACGACGCCAGGACGCCGCAGGTTCGACCCCTGAGTCCCGGTGAGATCCTGGGCTGCACCGCACCCAACGTCGGCGATGCTCAAGTAGCCATCTACGTCGGAGATGGCAGGTTTCACATGGAGGCTCTCATGATCGCAAACCCCGGTGTCAAGATGTACAG GTACAATCCTTACGACAAAACGCTGACAGAGGAAGGGTACGACCATGCCACCATGCTAAGGGTCCGTCGGCAAGCCGTCGAGAAGGCGGCCACGGCCGGTACCTTTGGCGTCATCCTCGGTACCCTCGGCCGTCAGGGGAACCCAAAGGTTGCCGACGGTTTGAAGGAGACCCTGCTGGCTACGGGATGCCCGCCAAGGAAAGTCGTTTGCGTCTTGCTCTCAGAGATATTTCCCAAAAAGCTGGAACTCTTCGAGGGCGTGGACGCCTGGGTGCAGACGTCGTGTCCCCGCCTGTCGATCGACTGGGGTCTCGCTTTTGCCAAGCCTGTGCTGACACCTTACGAGGCCAACGTGGCCGTGAGAACTACCACTTGGAGGGAAAGCTATCCCATGGACTTTTATGCCAAGGATAGCCTGGGACCATGGACACCTAACCACAAACCATCTGTGCGAAAATGTGACGAAAAGTGCCAGTGCAAACCTACCACATCGTGA